The following proteins come from a genomic window of Achromobacter sp. AONIH1:
- the paaD gene encoding 1,2-phenylacetyl-CoA epoxidase subunit PaaD, producing the protein MNAMAPVSAGQVFDWLQEVPDPEIPVLSVVDLGVVRDVRWDGETCVVVITPTYSGCPAMREITQDIAATLARHGVDDARVETRLAPAWTTDWMSEKGRAALKGYGIAAPAERAVDISGISRRRAAPAIECPRCGSRDTRLVSDFGSTSCKALYRCVACREPFDYFKTH; encoded by the coding sequence GTGAACGCCATGGCGCCCGTGTCCGCCGGCCAGGTCTTCGACTGGCTGCAGGAAGTGCCGGATCCGGAGATCCCCGTGCTTTCCGTGGTGGACCTGGGCGTGGTGCGCGACGTGCGCTGGGACGGCGAGACCTGCGTGGTCGTGATCACGCCCACCTATTCGGGCTGTCCGGCCATGCGCGAGATCACGCAGGACATCGCGGCCACGCTGGCGCGGCACGGCGTCGACGACGCGCGCGTCGAGACCCGCCTGGCGCCGGCCTGGACCACCGACTGGATGAGCGAGAAGGGCCGCGCCGCGCTCAAGGGCTACGGCATCGCCGCGCCCGCCGAGCGCGCCGTCGACATCTCCGGCATCAGCCGCCGCCGCGCCGCGCCCGCCATCGAGTGCCCGCGCTGCGGCTCGCGCGACACGCGCCTGGTCAGCGATTTCGGCTCCACGTCGTGCAAGGCGCTGTACCGCTGCGTCGCCTGCCGCGAGCCTTTCGATTATTTCAAGACCCACTGA
- the paaG gene encoding 2-(1,2-epoxy-1,2-dihydrophenyl)acetyl-CoA isomerase PaaG codes for MSYQDIQFDLSGGIARLTLNRPDKLNSFTANMHGEVADAMTRVENEGARVLVLTGAGRGFCAGQDLSERRPAADGTPPDLGETVDKYYGPLVRRINALPMPVVVGVNGVAAGAGANLAFAGDIVIAKESASFIQSFCKLGLIPDTGGTFVLPRLVGRARAAGLALLGDKLSAKQAQDWGLIWQCVADAEFDATLERLAQHFAKAPTKGLAFTKRALQASLANDLATQLDLERDMMRELGRSADYAEGVAAFLDKREPQFKGQ; via the coding sequence ATGAGCTATCAAGATATTCAATTCGATCTGTCTGGCGGCATTGCGCGCCTGACGCTGAATCGCCCGGACAAGCTGAACAGCTTCACCGCCAACATGCACGGCGAAGTGGCCGATGCGATGACGCGGGTGGAGAACGAAGGCGCGCGCGTGCTGGTGCTGACCGGCGCCGGCCGCGGCTTCTGTGCCGGGCAGGACCTGAGCGAGCGCCGGCCCGCGGCCGATGGCACGCCGCCGGATCTGGGCGAGACCGTCGACAAGTACTACGGTCCGCTGGTTCGCCGCATCAACGCGCTGCCCATGCCCGTGGTGGTGGGGGTGAATGGCGTGGCGGCGGGGGCGGGCGCCAATTTGGCGTTTGCTGGCGATATCGTCATCGCCAAGGAATCGGCCAGCTTCATCCAGTCCTTCTGCAAGCTTGGCCTGATTCCCGACACCGGCGGCACCTTCGTGTTGCCGCGCCTGGTCGGCCGCGCGCGCGCGGCCGGCCTGGCGTTGCTGGGCGACAAGCTCAGCGCGAAGCAGGCGCAGGACTGGGGCCTGATCTGGCAATGCGTGGCCGATGCCGAGTTCGACGCCACGCTGGAGCGGCTGGCGCAGCATTTTGCCAAGGCGCCGACCAAGGGCCTGGCGTTCACCAAGCGCGCCCTACAGGCCAGCCTGGCCAACGACCTGGCGACGCAGCTGGACCTGGAGCGCGACATGATGCGTGAGCTGGGCCGCAGCGCCGATTACGCCGAGGGCGTGGCCGCGTTCCTGGACAAGCGCGAACCGCAGTTCAAGGGGCAATGA
- the paaN gene encoding phenylacetic acid degradation protein PaaN, which translates to MSEQFFERHQALLEQAMAAAALRGYWSPFAESPSPRHYGETANDDGRAAFEALRGKPFPLDLPGAEGSVGGEASPYGFELGITYPRVPAAKLVAASSKALEKWRRAGPRAWVGVSMEILSRLNKLSFEIAYAVQHTTGQGFMMAFQAGGPHAQDRGFEAVTYAWQEMSRIPGISVWEKPQGKNDPIRMEKHFTVVPRGVALVIGCSTFPTWNGYPGLFASLATGNTVIVKPHPGAILPLAITVKVAREVLAEAGFDPNVVLLAAHASGDDTAQQLALDPAVKIVDFTGSSANGNWLEDNARQALVYTEKAGVNQVIIDSASDLKGVARNLAFSLALYSGQMCTAPQNIYVPRDGIQTPEGRVSFDEVAGALAAALEKTTADAARAVELTGAIQNEGVVERIEKARALGLPVLADSKPLVHPQFENARVRTPLLLSAQAGNPAIGQEWFGPIAFVVATDSTEHSIQLARDSVIRHGALSLSAYTTDDAVAERIQDAAEVSGVSLSLNLTGAVFVNQTAAFSDFHGTGANPAANAALSDSAFVANRFRVVQTRKHV; encoded by the coding sequence GTGTCAGAGCAATTCTTCGAGCGTCACCAGGCCCTGCTGGAACAGGCCATGGCCGCCGCCGCGCTGCGCGGCTACTGGAGCCCGTTTGCCGAGTCGCCCAGCCCGCGCCACTACGGCGAGACCGCCAATGACGACGGCCGCGCCGCCTTCGAGGCGCTGCGCGGCAAGCCCTTCCCGCTGGACCTGCCGGGCGCCGAAGGCAGCGTGGGCGGCGAGGCATCTCCCTACGGCTTCGAACTGGGCATCACCTATCCGCGCGTGCCCGCCGCCAAGCTGGTGGCCGCGTCGTCCAAGGCGCTGGAGAAATGGCGCCGCGCCGGCCCGCGCGCCTGGGTCGGTGTGTCGATGGAAATCCTGTCGCGCCTGAACAAGCTGAGCTTCGAGATTGCCTACGCGGTGCAGCACACCACCGGCCAGGGCTTCATGATGGCCTTCCAGGCCGGCGGTCCGCACGCACAGGACCGCGGCTTCGAGGCCGTGACCTACGCGTGGCAGGAAATGTCGCGCATTCCCGGCATCTCGGTCTGGGAAAAGCCGCAGGGCAAGAACGATCCCATCCGCATGGAAAAGCACTTCACCGTGGTGCCGCGCGGCGTGGCGCTGGTGATCGGCTGCTCCACCTTCCCGACCTGGAACGGCTATCCCGGCCTGTTCGCCAGCCTGGCCACGGGCAACACCGTCATCGTCAAGCCGCATCCGGGCGCGATCCTGCCGCTGGCCATCACCGTGAAGGTGGCGCGCGAAGTGCTGGCCGAAGCGGGCTTCGACCCCAACGTGGTGCTGCTGGCCGCGCATGCCTCCGGCGATGACACCGCGCAGCAGCTGGCGCTGGATCCCGCCGTCAAGATCGTCGACTTCACCGGCAGCAGCGCCAATGGCAACTGGCTGGAAGACAACGCCCGCCAGGCCCTGGTCTACACCGAGAAGGCCGGCGTCAACCAGGTCATCATCGATTCGGCCAGCGACCTGAAGGGCGTGGCGCGCAACCTGGCGTTCTCGCTGGCCCTGTACTCGGGCCAGATGTGCACGGCGCCGCAGAACATCTACGTGCCGCGCGACGGCATCCAGACGCCGGAAGGCCGTGTCAGCTTCGACGAGGTCGCGGGCGCCCTGGCCGCCGCGCTGGAAAAGACCACCGCCGACGCCGCCCGCGCGGTCGAGCTGACCGGCGCGATCCAGAACGAAGGCGTGGTCGAGCGCATCGAGAAGGCCCGTGCGCTGGGCCTGCCGGTGCTGGCCGACAGCAAGCCGCTGGTCCACCCGCAATTCGAGAATGCCCGCGTGCGCACGCCGCTGCTGCTGTCCGCCCAGGCCGGCAATCCGGCCATCGGTCAGGAGTGGTTCGGTCCCATCGCTTTCGTGGTGGCCACCGATTCCACCGAACACAGCATCCAGCTGGCGCGCGACAGCGTGATCCGTCACGGCGCCTTGTCGCTGTCGGCCTACACCACCGACGACGCCGTCGCCGAGCGCATCCAGGACGCGGCCGAAGTGTCGGGCGTGTCGCTGTCGCTGAATCTGACGGGCGCGGTGTTCGTCAACCAGACCGCGGCCTTCAGCGATTTCCACGGCACCGGCGCCAACCCCGCCGCCAACGCCGCGCTGTCGGACTCGGCCTTCGTCGCCAATCGCTTCCGCGTGGTCCAGACTAGAAAACACGTGTGA
- the paaB gene encoding 1,2-phenylacetyl-CoA epoxidase subunit PaaB, with amino-acid sequence MSKDWPLWEVFIRSQHGLAHKHVGSLHAPDAEMAINHARDVYTRRNEGLSIWVVRASDISASSPGDKDPLFEPANSKVYRHPTFFPMPEEIKHM; translated from the coding sequence ATGAGCAAAGACTGGCCCCTGTGGGAAGTGTTCATCCGCAGCCAGCACGGCCTGGCGCACAAGCATGTCGGCAGCCTGCACGCGCCCGACGCCGAAATGGCCATCAACCATGCGCGCGACGTCTACACGCGCCGCAACGAAGGCCTGAGCATCTGGGTCGTGCGCGCGTCGGACATCTCGGCCAGCAGCCCCGGCGACAAGGATCCGCTGTTCGAGCCGGCCAACAGCAAGGTCTACCGGCATCCCACGTTCTTCCCGATGCCCGAAGAAATCAAGCACATGTAA
- the paaI gene encoding hydroxyphenylacetyl-CoA thioesterase PaaI, with the protein MSTHVPQLDVPSDPQELAQAVGAVMYAGDAASQGLEMKVEEMAPGYARLTMRVRSDMLNGHKTCHGGFIFALADSAFAFSCNSRNVSTVASGCTIDFLAPGFEGDLLTAVAQERSLAGRTGVYDVTVTNQDGRNVAIFRGRSYRIKGQIVGVPADA; encoded by the coding sequence ATGAGCACGCACGTTCCCCAGCTTGATGTGCCGTCCGATCCCCAGGAACTGGCGCAGGCCGTCGGCGCCGTGATGTACGCCGGCGACGCGGCCTCGCAGGGCCTGGAGATGAAGGTCGAGGAAATGGCGCCCGGCTACGCGCGCCTGACCATGCGCGTGCGGTCCGACATGCTCAACGGCCACAAGACCTGCCATGGCGGCTTCATCTTCGCCCTGGCCGACAGCGCATTCGCGTTTTCCTGCAATTCGCGCAACGTCAGCACGGTGGCGTCGGGCTGCACCATCGATTTCCTGGCGCCCGGTTTCGAGGGCGACCTGCTGACGGCGGTGGCCCAGGAACGCTCGCTGGCCGGTCGCACCGGCGTCTACGACGTGACCGTCACCAACCAGGACGGCCGCAACGTGGCCATTTTCCGTGGCCGGTCCTATCGGATCAAAGGCCAGATCGTCGGAGTGCCTGCCGACGCCTGA
- the paaC gene encoding 1,2-phenylacetyl-CoA epoxidase subunit PaaC encodes MDKHFFEFLLRMGDTTLILSQRLGEWTGHGPILEEDLALTNTALDLLGQARMWLTLAGEVEGAGRDEDALAYLRDAHQFHNALLVERANGNYADTMARQFLFDVWHYFLLQKLERSADERVAAIAAKALKEVTYHVRRSSDMVVRLGDGTAESHAKMQAAIDDAWRFTGELFFDDAVDQDLAARGIGCLLSELREPWARHVAEVLGEATLSVPDAAAASHPAHRGGRQGRHSEELGYVLAEMQFLPRAYPGAKW; translated from the coding sequence ATGGACAAGCATTTCTTTGAATTCCTGCTGCGCATGGGCGACACCACGCTCATCCTGTCGCAGCGCCTGGGCGAATGGACCGGCCACGGCCCCATCCTCGAAGAGGACCTGGCGCTGACCAACACCGCGCTGGACCTGCTGGGTCAGGCCCGCATGTGGCTGACCCTGGCCGGCGAGGTCGAGGGCGCGGGCCGTGACGAAGACGCGCTGGCCTATCTGCGCGACGCGCACCAGTTCCACAACGCGCTGCTGGTCGAGCGCGCCAACGGCAACTACGCCGACACCATGGCGCGCCAGTTCCTGTTTGACGTCTGGCACTACTTCCTGCTGCAGAAGCTTGAGCGGTCCGCCGACGAACGCGTCGCGGCGATCGCTGCCAAGGCGCTCAAGGAAGTCACCTATCACGTGCGCCGTTCGTCGGACATGGTGGTGCGCCTGGGCGACGGCACGGCCGAAAGCCACGCCAAGATGCAGGCCGCCATCGACGATGCCTGGCGCTTCACGGGCGAGCTGTTCTTTGACGACGCCGTGGACCAGGACCTGGCCGCGCGCGGCATCGGCTGTCTGTTGTCCGAGTTGCGCGAGCCCTGGGCCCGCCACGTGGCCGAGGTGCTGGGCGAGGCCACGCTGTCCGTGCCGGACGCCGCAGCCGCGAGCCATCCCGCCCATCGCGGCGGCCGCCAGGGCCGGCATAGCGAGGAACTGGGCTACGTGCTGGCCGAGATGCAATTCCTGCCGCGCGCCTATCCGGGAGCTAAGTGGTGA
- a CDS encoding glycosyltransferase family 39 protein, which yields MSPLSISTPARLTSVATAKLPRLVLLGLALAYIVAGLFMRDPWKTDDAVGLATMITAIREGGITWLLPQVGHLAHAEEGPLITWVGAISIWIFGPFIGDITAGRLPNLLWFGITASSVWYGTYLLGRRSEAQPLALPFGGEPPPRDYGRMLADAALLLLLATVGILQRTHETTVIPAIMACQALAFYSLARSIDRPLTGATTLAIALAASFLTRGWIGAIPIMAGALLTFYPRSQLWRRKRWLPWIVLLTAALILAWWIPATQGSEYWIRNWKIWNLSSFAGPDLPDMGRTLRDLPWYLWPAWPLALLAVWRWRAWIYAPHIWVPLMLLISSALLLFGLAEPSDSEYALLAVPCAVLAAFSLPTLRRGVVNTLDWFAVMCFSLTVATAWLGWVAVNFQWPAQMSRNIGRHTTGYEPSISWVAFGLALLVTIGWVALVVWRLRVKPQALWRGTVLSAGGLTATWILLVLLWQPAVDYARSYRIMSGQLAQALEQNLRPGECVRGLSLGSGQRASFLIFNNLTFTFDSKCTVVLQQTTNQSLRDNTAAYSDGAEVLWQGGRRADRHEVFRLLRVTPNR from the coding sequence GCCTGTTCATGCGCGACCCCTGGAAAACGGACGACGCGGTTGGCCTGGCCACCATGATCACCGCCATACGCGAAGGCGGCATCACCTGGCTGCTGCCGCAGGTCGGGCATCTGGCCCACGCCGAGGAAGGCCCGCTGATCACCTGGGTCGGCGCGATCTCGATTTGGATCTTCGGTCCGTTCATCGGTGACATCACCGCAGGCCGCCTGCCCAACCTGCTCTGGTTCGGCATCACCGCGTCCAGCGTCTGGTACGGCACCTATCTGCTGGGCCGCCGTTCGGAGGCGCAGCCGCTGGCCCTGCCCTTTGGCGGCGAACCGCCGCCGCGCGACTACGGCCGCATGCTCGCCGACGCCGCCCTGCTGCTGCTGCTGGCCACCGTCGGCATCCTGCAGCGCACGCACGAAACCACCGTCATCCCCGCCATCATGGCCTGCCAGGCGCTGGCGTTCTATTCACTGGCGCGCAGCATCGACCGCCCGCTGACCGGCGCGACCACTCTGGCCATCGCGCTGGCGGCCAGCTTCCTCACGCGCGGCTGGATCGGCGCCATTCCGATCATGGCTGGCGCGCTGCTGACCTTCTATCCGCGCAGCCAATTGTGGCGCCGCAAGCGCTGGCTGCCCTGGATCGTCCTGTTGACCGCGGCGCTGATCCTGGCGTGGTGGATCCCCGCCACGCAGGGCAGCGAATACTGGATCCGCAACTGGAAGATCTGGAACCTGTCCTCCTTCGCCGGCCCCGACCTGCCCGACATGGGCCGCACGCTGCGCGACCTGCCCTGGTATCTGTGGCCCGCCTGGCCGCTCGCCCTGCTGGCTGTCTGGCGCTGGCGCGCGTGGATCTACGCGCCGCATATCTGGGTGCCGCTGATGCTGTTGATCAGCTCGGCCCTGCTGCTGTTCGGACTGGCCGAGCCGTCCGATTCGGAATACGCGCTGCTGGCCGTGCCTTGCGCCGTGCTGGCCGCGTTCTCGCTGCCGACCCTGCGACGCGGCGTGGTGAACACGCTGGACTGGTTCGCCGTCATGTGCTTTTCACTGACGGTGGCCACGGCCTGGCTGGGCTGGGTCGCGGTGAACTTCCAATGGCCCGCCCAGATGTCGCGCAACATCGGCCGCCACACCACCGGCTATGAGCCGTCGATTTCGTGGGTCGCCTTCGGGTTGGCGCTGCTGGTCACGATCGGCTGGGTGGCGCTGGTGGTCTGGCGCCTGCGCGTCAAGCCACAGGCGCTGTGGCGCGGCACGGTGCTGTCCGCCGGCGGCCTGACCGCCACCTGGATCCTGCTGGTGCTCCTGTGGCAGCCCGCCGTCGACTACGCGCGCAGCTACCGCATCATGTCCGGCCAGCTGGCCCAGGCGCTGGAGCAGAACCTGCGTCCCGGCGAATGCGTGCGCGGACTGAGCCTGGGCAGCGGCCAGCGCGCCTCGTTCCTGATCTTCAACAATCTGACGTTCACGTTCGATTCCAAGTGCACGGTGGTGCTGCAGCAAACCACCAACCAGAGCCTGCGCGACAACACCGCGGCCTACAGCGACGGCGCCGAGGTGCTGTGGCAAGGCGGCCGCCGCGCCGACCGCCACGAAGTGTTCCGCCTGCTGCGCGTCACGCCCAACCGATGA
- a CDS encoding MATE family efflux transporter, which translates to MTPAHQGPPGFGATLRGIARQAWPVLVSQWAGISFGVLDTAMTGHASPTDLAAMALSASIYITIFVGLMGVVHALIPILAQHFGAGNNAEVGRSWGQGVWLALGLSVVGAILMLFPDVWLSMSGDVAPDVRERIASYLRALVLAMPAALVFRTIYALGTAVSRPKLVMAINLAAIGVKALLNWVFIYGKLGLPALGATGAGMATAVVSWISLGLGLWVITHDRYYRRFQLRVGKPDWKSLKELLRLGIPMGGSYLVEVSAFTFMALLVAREGTLVTGGHQIMSNLAALCYMMPMALGVATAALTAQAIGAGKLDQAHRIGMAGLTLGLMGALLTAAVLLIGRPLILAAYTDKAEVAAVAATLLAVLPLFHLFDSMQCINSYLLRAYKIAVVPLLLQTVALAGVGLVGGWWFGFGPGKGGLDWLRLTLAPGSPQGAGTMWLMAMAGLALSAALLHYWYRRIVRQAALEAGRA; encoded by the coding sequence ATGACGCCCGCTCATCAGGGGCCCCCGGGCTTTGGCGCCACGCTGCGTGGCATCGCCCGGCAGGCCTGGCCCGTGCTGGTCAGCCAATGGGCCGGCATCTCGTTCGGCGTGCTGGACACCGCCATGACCGGCCACGCCAGCCCCACCGACCTGGCGGCGATGGCGCTGTCGGCCTCGATCTACATCACCATCTTCGTCGGCCTGATGGGTGTGGTGCACGCGCTGATTCCCATCCTGGCCCAGCACTTCGGCGCCGGCAACAACGCCGAGGTCGGCCGCAGCTGGGGCCAGGGCGTCTGGCTGGCGCTGGGCCTGTCCGTCGTGGGCGCGATCCTGATGCTGTTCCCCGACGTCTGGCTGTCCATGTCGGGCGACGTCGCGCCCGACGTGCGCGAGCGCATCGCCTCCTATCTGCGCGCCCTGGTGCTGGCGATGCCCGCGGCGCTGGTGTTCCGCACCATCTACGCGCTGGGCACCGCGGTGTCGCGCCCCAAGCTGGTGATGGCGATCAACCTGGCCGCCATCGGCGTCAAGGCCCTGCTCAATTGGGTATTCATCTACGGCAAGCTGGGCCTGCCTGCCCTGGGCGCGACCGGCGCCGGCATGGCCACCGCCGTGGTTTCCTGGATCAGCCTCGGCCTGGGCCTGTGGGTCATCACGCACGACCGCTACTACCGCCGCTTCCAGCTGCGCGTGGGCAAGCCGGACTGGAAGTCGCTGAAGGAACTGCTGCGGCTGGGCATCCCGATGGGCGGCTCCTATCTGGTGGAGGTCTCGGCCTTCACCTTCATGGCGCTACTGGTGGCCCGCGAAGGCACGCTGGTGACCGGCGGACACCAGATCATGTCCAACCTGGCCGCGCTGTGCTACATGATGCCGATGGCGCTGGGCGTGGCCACGGCGGCGCTGACGGCACAGGCCATCGGCGCCGGCAAGCTGGACCAGGCGCATCGCATCGGCATGGCCGGTCTCACGCTCGGCCTGATGGGCGCGCTGCTCACCGCCGCGGTGCTGCTCATCGGCCGCCCGCTGATCCTGGCCGCCTACACCGACAAGGCCGAAGTGGCCGCGGTGGCCGCCACGCTGCTGGCCGTGCTGCCGCTGTTCCACCTGTTCGATTCCATGCAGTGCATCAACTCCTACCTGCTGCGCGCCTACAAGATCGCCGTGGTGCCGCTGCTGCTGCAGACCGTGGCGCTGGCCGGCGTCGGCCTGGTGGGCGGCTGGTGGTTCGGCTTCGGCCCCGGCAAGGGCGGACTGGACTGGCTGCGCCTGACCCTCGCGCCCGGATCGCCCCAGGGCGCCGGCACGATGTGGCTGATGGCGATGGCCGGACTGGCGCTGTCGGCCGCGCTGCTGCATTACTGGTATCGCCGCATCGTGCGCCAGGCCGCCCTTGAGGCCGGCCGCGCCTGA
- the paaK gene encoding phenylacetate--CoA ligase PaaK, which produces MSNTMSKPGLDPIEHASIDELRALQLERLKWTLKHAYDNVPHYKKAFDEAGVHPDDLKQLSDISKFPFTTKKELRENYPFGMFAVPRERISRIHASSGTTGKPTVVGYTKGDLDNWANLVARSIRAAGGKPGDTVHVAYGYGLFTGGLGAHYGAERLGCTVIPMSGGQTEKQVQLINDFRPDIIMVTPSYFCNILEEQRRQGIDPRQSSLRIGIFGAEPWTGQMRADIEAEAGIDAVDIYGLSEVMGPGVASECVETKDGPVVWEDHFYAEIINPDTGEPVADGEPGELVFTSLTKEAMPIVRYRTRDLTRLLPPTARSMRRIGKITGRSDDMLIVRGVNMFPTQVEELVLKIAQLAPHYQLVLSRTGNMDELEILTEVRAEFSTLSDADRAALGKQLQHAVKTHIGVSARIQVSDAGHVERTLTGKARRVIDKRPK; this is translated from the coding sequence ATGTCCAACACCATGAGCAAGCCGGGGCTGGACCCCATCGAGCATGCCAGCATCGACGAACTGCGCGCCTTGCAGCTCGAGCGCCTGAAGTGGACGCTCAAGCACGCCTACGACAACGTGCCGCACTACAAGAAGGCCTTCGACGAGGCCGGCGTGCATCCGGACGACCTGAAGCAGCTGTCCGATATTTCCAAGTTTCCCTTCACCACGAAGAAGGAACTGCGCGAGAACTATCCGTTCGGCATGTTCGCCGTGCCGCGCGAGCGTATCTCGCGCATCCACGCATCCAGCGGCACCACTGGCAAGCCGACCGTGGTGGGCTACACCAAGGGCGACCTGGATAACTGGGCCAATCTGGTGGCGCGCTCGATCCGCGCCGCCGGCGGCAAGCCGGGCGACACCGTGCACGTGGCCTATGGCTACGGCCTGTTCACGGGCGGGCTGGGCGCGCACTACGGCGCCGAGCGCCTGGGCTGCACCGTCATTCCCATGTCCGGCGGACAGACCGAAAAGCAGGTCCAGCTGATCAATGATTTCCGTCCGGACATCATCATGGTCACGCCGTCCTACTTCTGCAATATTCTGGAGGAGCAGCGTCGCCAGGGGATTGATCCGCGTCAAAGTTCGCTGCGCATCGGCATCTTCGGCGCCGAGCCCTGGACCGGCCAGATGCGCGCCGACATCGAGGCCGAGGCCGGCATCGACGCGGTGGACATCTACGGCCTGTCGGAAGTGATGGGGCCGGGCGTGGCCAGCGAATGCGTCGAGACCAAGGACGGTCCGGTCGTCTGGGAAGACCACTTCTACGCCGAGATCATCAACCCCGACACCGGCGAGCCCGTGGCCGACGGCGAACCGGGCGAACTGGTGTTCACCTCGCTGACCAAGGAAGCCATGCCCATCGTGCGCTACCGCACGCGCGACCTGACCCGCCTGTTGCCGCCCACCGCGCGCAGCATGCGTCGCATCGGCAAGATCACCGGCCGCAGCGACGACATGCTGATCGTGCGCGGCGTGAACATGTTCCCGACGCAGGTCGAGGAACTGGTGCTGAAGATCGCCCAGCTGGCGCCGCACTACCAGCTGGTGCTGTCGCGTACCGGCAATATGGACGAGCTGGAAATCCTGACCGAGGTGCGCGCCGAGTTCTCGACGCTGTCCGACGCGGACCGCGCGGCGCTGGGCAAGCAGCTGCAGCACGCGGTCAAGACGCACATCGGCGTCAGCGCGCGCATCCAGGTGTCGGACGCGGGCCATGTCGAGCGCACGTTGACCGGCAAGGCGCGCCGCGTGATCGACAAGCGTCCGAAGTAG
- the paaE gene encoding 1,2-phenylacetyl-CoA epoxidase subunit PaaE produces the protein MSQNQFHSLKVASVARNTRDAVVVTFDLPETLADEFAFLPGQYLTLRTQLNGEELRRSYSICSAPSDKRLRVAIKRVDEGAFSSWANHELQPGQTLEVMAPAGNFTVDFSPEQERHYVAFAVGSGITPVFSLVKTALSTEPKSKFTLFFGNRASSAVLFREEIEDLKNLYMDRFSLVYVMSRETQDIELFNGRLDGDKVDQLMSAWMSPADIDYAFVCGPQTMTESVVERLQARGIPKSNIKFELFGAPKGPRALRTGQEARQAPGKGQCEVTVVQDGHSRMFVIDKNKDSVLDSALAQGIELPYSCKGGVCSTCRCKVVEGEVDMDANFALEDYEVARGFILSCQSFPVSDRLVIDFDQET, from the coding sequence ATGAGCCAGAACCAATTCCATTCCCTGAAGGTCGCCTCGGTCGCGCGCAACACGCGCGACGCCGTGGTGGTGACGTTCGACCTGCCCGAGACGCTGGCCGACGAGTTCGCCTTCCTGCCGGGCCAGTATCTGACCCTGCGCACCCAGCTCAACGGCGAAGAGCTGCGCCGCTCGTATTCGATCTGTTCGGCCCCCAGCGACAAGCGCCTGCGCGTGGCGATCAAGCGGGTGGACGAGGGCGCGTTCTCCAGCTGGGCCAACCATGAGCTGCAACCCGGCCAGACCCTGGAAGTGATGGCGCCGGCGGGCAATTTCACCGTCGATTTCTCGCCCGAGCAGGAACGCCACTACGTGGCTTTCGCCGTCGGCAGCGGCATCACCCCGGTGTTCTCGCTGGTCAAGACCGCGCTGTCGACCGAGCCCAAGAGCAAGTTCACGCTGTTCTTCGGCAACCGCGCCTCGTCGGCCGTGCTGTTCCGCGAGGAAATCGAAGACCTGAAGAACCTGTACATGGACCGCTTCTCGCTGGTCTATGTCATGAGCCGCGAAACCCAGGACATCGAACTGTTCAACGGCCGTCTGGACGGCGACAAGGTTGACCAGCTGATGTCGGCCTGGATGAGCCCGGCCGATATCGATTACGCTTTTGTCTGTGGTCCGCAGACCATGACCGAAAGCGTGGTCGAGCGCCTGCAGGCCCGTGGCATTCCGAAGTCGAACATCAAGTTCGAGCTGTTCGGCGCGCCCAAGGGCCCGCGCGCCCTGCGCACCGGCCAGGAAGCCCGACAGGCTCCCGGCAAGGGGCAGTGCGAAGTCACCGTGGTGCAGGACGGCCACAGCAGGATGTTCGTCATCGACAAGAACAAGGACAGCGTGCTGGATTCGGCGCTGGCGCAAGGGATAGAACTGCCGTACTCGTGCAAGGGCGGGGTGTGTTCCACCTGCCGCTGCAAGGTCGTCGAGGGCGAAGTGGACATGGACGCCAACTTCGCGCTGGAAGACTACGAGGTCGCGCGCGGCTTCATCCTCAGCTGCCAGAGCTTTCCGGTCAGCGACCGCCTGGTCATCGACTTCGACCAGGAAACCTGA